Proteins from one Nicotiana tabacum cultivar K326 chromosome 23, ASM71507v2, whole genome shotgun sequence genomic window:
- the LOC107763138 gene encoding nuclear intron maturase 2, mitochondrial has translation MHQRIVISSHRVLKITSFFSPKISALFIPQLNICSPRNNVFTVFSAYMYTSTHTNRRAPDPNDPATLMKEDGISLCCRMWIDSFRESDKTVTNLTDYLRRFELWVLAYQKVSADDTGAYMPRNAITRSALEDLLALRNAVLDNRFKWGARLEFFIKSPRDKTDYESLSKRKIKAILTTTQPSPFQDRVVQEVLFMILEPVYEARFSQKSFAFRPGRTAHTALRVIRRSFAGYLWYIKGDLSTVLDGMKVGMVISALMRDVRDKKVVDLIKAALTTPVVTSRPDDGEKKKKTKRKYQKKRVLADDEPKPDPYWLESFFGFAPEEAAKVPSWGHCGILSPLLANVCLDELDRWMEGKIQEFYRPSKNDVIWNSPEGEVEQGNTSWPEFVPTSGPDKTRKIDYIRFGGHILIGVRGPRADAATLRKQLIEFCDQKYMLKLDNESLPIEHITKGIMFLDHVLCRRVVYPTLRYTATGGKIISEKGVGTLLSVTASLKQCIKQFRKLNFLKGDRDPDPQPCFRMFHATQAHTNAQMNKLLTTMVEWFRYADNRKKIVNFCSYIIRGSLAKLYAAKYKLRSRAKVYKIGSRTLSRPLKEKKGQSPEYHNLLRMGLVESIDGLMYTRMSLVPETDYTPFPMAWRPDHEKALLEYIKLSDRKTLDEQQNFLKEQGLISPQDYISMLVWNYKRNAVPVEQKSLLLGTGEEKDNERNESDEDDEEGVHAAEV, from the coding sequence ATGCATCAACGTATAGTAATTTCCAGTCATCGGGTACTGAAAATTACTTCATTTTTTTCACCAAAAATCAGTGCTTTATTTATCCCACAATTGAATATTTGTAGCCCTAGAAATAATGTGTTCACTGTATTTAGTGCATATATGTACACTTCCACACACACTAATAGGAGAGCACCGGACCCGAATGATCCGGCCACCTTAATGAAAGAAGATGGTATATCACTTTGTTGTAGAATGTGGATTGATAGTTTTCGAGAATCCGATAAAACAGTGACTAATTTAACTGATTATTTAAGGAGGTTTGAATTGTGGGTATTGGCTTATCAAAAGGTTTCTGCTGATGATACGGGTGCGTATATGCCCCGGAACGCGATAACGCGTTCGGCACTTGAGGATTTGTTGGCCTTGAGAAATGCAGTTCTTGATAATAGGTTTAAGTGGGGGGCTAGGTTGGAGTTCTTCATTAAGTCTCCGAGGGATAAGACTGATTATGAGTCGTTGTCGAAGAGGAAGATTAAAGCTATCTTGACTACAACACAGCCGAGCCCATTTCAAGATAGGGTTGTTCAGGAAGTGTTGTTTATGATATTGGAGCCAGTTTATGAGGCTCGGTTTTCGCAAAAGTCATTCGCTTTTCGACCTGGAAGGACTGCGCACACGGCTTTGAGGGTTATTAGGAGAAGCTTTGCGGGATATTTGTGGTATATAAAGGGAGATTTAAGTACGGTTTTGGACGGGATGAAGGTTGGGATGGTGATAAGTGCGTTGATGAGGGATGTACGTGATAAGAAGGTAGTTGATTTGATAAAGGCTGCATTAACTACTCCTGTTGTAACTAGCAGACCTGATGATggtgagaaaaagaagaagacgaAAAGAAAGTATCAGAAAAAGAGAGTCCTAGCAGATGATGAGCCGAAGCCTGATCCATACTGGCTGGAATCGTTCTTTGGGTTTGCTCCAGAGGAGGCCGCGAAAGTTCCTTCATGGGGTCATTGTGGTATACTCAGTCCGCTTTTGGCTAATGTTTGCCTTGATGAGTTGGACCGCTGGATGGAAGGTAAGATCCAGGAGTTTTATCGGCCTTCAAAGAATGATGTTATTTGGAATAGTCCTGAAGGGGAAGTAGAACAAGGAAATACTTCTTGGCCTGAATTTGTTCCTACGAGTGGGCCTGACAAAACCAGGAAGATTGACTACATCCGTTTTGGTGGTCACATTCTAATAGGGGTAAGGGGACCAAGAGCAGATGCTGCAACACTAAGAAAGCAATTGATTGAGTTCTGTGATCAGAAATACATGCTCAAGCTTGATAATGAGAGCCTTCCTATTGAACACATaacaaaaggtattatgtttctTGATCATGTATTGTGCCGTAGAGTAGTCTATCCCACACTTAGATATACTGCTACTGGTGGGAAAATCATTAGTGAAAAGGGTGTAGGGACACTGTTGTCTGTCACAGCTAGCCTGAAACAATGCATTAAACAATTTAGAAAGTTGAACTTTCTCAAGGGAGACAGGGATCCAGATCCACAGCCATGTTTTAGAATGTTTCATGCTACTCAAGCCCATACAAATGCTCAGATGAATAAGCTTTTGACCACAATGGTGGAGTGGTTCAGATATGCTGATAATAGAAAAAAGATTGTTAATTTTTGTTCTTATATCATTAGAGGTTCACTTGCTAAGCTCTATGCTGCAAAATATAAGCTTCGGTCACGGGCAAAGGTTTACAAGATTGGTTCTAGGACTCTAAGTCGTCCTCTGAAGGAGAAAAAAGGACAGTCACCAGAATACCATAATTTGCTGAGGATGGGTCTGGTGGAATCAATTGATGGTCTCATGTATACCCGTATGTCCCTCGTACCTGAAACTGATTATACCCCTTTTCCAATGGCTTGGAGGCCTGATCATGAGAAGGCACTGCTTGAATATATAAAGCTGAGTGACCGAAAAACTCTGGATGAGCAACAGAACTTTCTTAAAGAACAAGGTCTGATTTCACCTCAGGATTACATTTCAATGCTTGTTTGGAACTACAAAAGAAACGCTGTTCCAGTAGAACAGAAAAGTTTGTTATTAGGCACAGGTGAGGAAAAAGataatgaaagaaatgaaagtgatgAAGACGATGAAGAAGGGGTTCATGCAGCTGAAGTTTAA
- the LOC107763139 gene encoding putative invertase inhibitor: MWHCSFFSLSLCCLFLLFIPTHCYLISPPVVDLINSTCKKCSDESADFNYNFCVTSLQVIPVTHVTNLQGIGIIAMELALENATKTISTIEKLLNRKEFDPFAMDCLRDCLELYADAIAMLVDAFGAFLSKHFNTANVLMRTVMDATSTCDEEFTEKKGELTPLAKENYNLYQLSDISWCIIKQVSTVPSDLPNVSS; this comes from the coding sequence ATGTGGCATTGCTCTTTCTTTTCCCTCTCACTTTGCTGCTTATTCTTACTATTTATTCCTACACATTGTTACCTGATTTCCCCACCAGTAGTAGACTTGATCAACTCAACCTGCAAAAAATGCTCAGATGAGTCAGCAGACTTTAACTACAACTTCTGTGTTACTTCACTTCAAGTAATTCCTGTAACTCATGTTACCAACTTACAAGGAATAGGAATCATAGCAATGGAGCTGGCTCTAGAAAATGCTACTAAAACGATTTCGACCATAGAGAAGTTGCTTAATAGAAAAGAGTTTGATCCTTTTGCTATGGACTGCTTAAGAGACTGTTTGGAACTTTACGCAGATGCCATTGCAATGTTGGTGGATGCTTTTGGCGCGTTCTTGTCTAAGCATTTTAATACAGCAAATGTACTAATGAGGACAGTTATGGACGCGACATCGACGTGTGATGAAGAGTTCACTGAGAAGAAAGGAGAGTTGACACCACTAGCAAAGGAGAACTACAATCTTTACCAATTGAGTGACATATCCTGGTGCATCATTAAGCAAGTTTCCACTGTCCCTTCTGATCTACCTAATGTATCTTCTTAA